One segment of Chionomys nivalis chromosome 1, mChiNiv1.1, whole genome shotgun sequence DNA contains the following:
- the LOC130874256 gene encoding putative vomeronasal receptor-like protein 4, giving the protein MSLLNNVFYFQNGIGVFANVFLLLFYIFIILCHRPKPMDLIFCQLTLTHTVMLLTGVFVWVTDMFESLNIDNDIKCKTAFYISRVMRGLSICITCLLSVFQAVTISPSTSFLANFKLKLKKYISYAFFYIWSLNLSFNSNLIIFVGGFTNVSETSQMKVTKSCLLFPISYIIKALILTVATFIDIFLVGVMLITSAYIVLILFRHQRQHKYLHSLSCPRSSPEKKATQTILLLVTFFVVMYWVDFIISSTAVLLWIYDPVIQSVQKLLMNVYPTITPLVQISSDNRIINILKNIQSKYYQIL; this is encoded by the coding sequence ATGTCCTTGTTAAacaatgttttttatttccaaaatggaATTGGAGTTTTTGCCAAtgtatttctccttcttttctacattttcatAATTCTATGTCACAGACCTAAGCCCATGGACCTGATCTTTTGTCAACTGACCTTAACCCATACAGTAATGCTCCTCACTGGAGTATTTGTTTGGGTTACAGACATGTTTGAGTCACTGAACATTGACAATGATATCAAATGCAAGACAGCGTTTTACATAAGCAGGGTGATGAGAGGCCTCTCCATCTGcatcacctgcctcctgagtgtgttcCAGGCTGTCACTATTAGTCCCAGTACCTCTTTCTTGGCGAACTTTAAACTTAAGCTAAAGAAGTACATAAGCTATGCTTTCTTCTATATTTGGTCTCTCAATTTGTCATTCAATAGCAACCTGATCATCTTTGTCGGTGGTTTTACCAACGTGAGTGAGACCAGTCAGATGAAGGTCACTAAATCCTGCTTACTCTTCCCCATTAGCTACATCATCAAGGCACTGATTTTAACAGTGGCAACCTTCATTGATATATTTCTTGTAGGAGTTATGCTGATCACAAGTGCATACATTGTGCTTATCTTGTTCAGACATCAGAGGCAACACAAGTATCTTCACAGTCTCAGCTGCCCGAGATCATCTCCTGAGAAAAAGGCCACCCAGACCATCTTGTTGCTGGTGACTTTCTTTGTGGTCATGTACTGGGTGGACTTCATCATCTCATCCACTGCAGTCCTGTTATGGATATATGACCCAGTCATCCAGAGTGTTCAGAAGCTTCTGATGAATGTTTATCCCACAATTACTCCTTTGGTACAAATCAGTTCTGATAACAGAATAATCAATATACTGAAGAATATTCAGTCAAAATACTACCAGATTTTGTAA